The Nerophis ophidion isolate RoL-2023_Sa linkage group LG21, RoL_Noph_v1.0, whole genome shotgun sequence region GAAAGAAAAATCTTTGCTGTTACAAAGATTGAAGTTGATACAAGAATGCACTCAAAACTTCAACGAAATGAAGTCGGAATTATttttcagtgttaagaaaaatgtGTCACAAAATCATatctaaaacacacacatatatatatatatatatatacatacatatatatacatatatatatatatatacatacatatacatatatatatacatatatatacatacacacatatatatgcatacatatacatacatatataatatatatatataaaaaattatgtGACTTTCATCAGAAAATTCACGATTTTACCgcaataaaaaacaaactaagaagTAGATTACAACTTTATTCTCAAAAATCTCATCACAcaatcattgttttccttttcagCGTGGCCCTAAAATACTCCTTTgttgtattatgtgtgtgtgtgtgtatatatatatattatatatacacatacatacatatatgtatacatatatacacactcacatacatgtatgtatacatatatacacatatatacatatatatacacatacatacatatatgtttacatatatacacatatgtaaacatttcaatgtgtatatatacatatatacacacatgtactgtatatacatatatgtatacacacatatatatacatatatgtatacacatatatatacgtatacacatatatatatatatacatatatacatatacatatatatatacatatacatatatacacatacatacatatacgtttacacatatatatatacacatatacatacacacacatatatgtgtgtgtatacatatatacatacaaatatctactgtatacacaatatatatatatattcacacacatatgtgtacataagtgtagagcatatatatatatatatatatatatatatatatatatatatatatatatatatatatatatatatatatatatatgtataacatgTACTTTGTTGTTGTAACAAACGTCCAAGATGGAGAAAAATCAAGGCTATGAAAGCAGACTGAAATAAAAATGGACCAATCCAATTAGCTGTGCGGCGGCGAGGTCATGTGATCTTTCCTTGTGTCACGACAACTGGAGTTGTGTAGAAGACATGAAATGAGAGTGAATGCAAAGTGAAAGTTGTCACATTGAAACTTATGTTTTCTTCAAGGCACGTTTGCAAATGTGTCAAAAATACTTCAGCCTTTTTCTCGTTTATTCCAAAGATTGATACAAACATGTCtgtctgtctgggtgtgtgtgtgtgtgtgtgtgtgtgggggtgggggggtaagCCGAAATTGCTAGAAAGAATAAATTGGGCATGCTTTCTTTCTGTGTGAGAGAAAAGGCAGATTGGGCTTTAAAACAGGCCGGAGTGGTCTGGAATATCCATATTATTATGATATATTGTACATTAGAAAGGAGGCGGGGCCTGGCGAGATGATGCACCTCAGTTGTCTTTCTTGGAAGAAATATGTCAGGATAAAACACTGTACATGCTGTCGCTAACTTCACCAGcaaagacgaagaagaagaagaaggaggaggagaagaagaagaaggcgaTTGGTTCAAACCTGAGAGCAAACATTATTGATAAGTTTGACCAGGTGGACATGAAATGAATCAAGCATGAAATAATAAAGATGATTATGACTGAAAGGATCATGCTGAGGTGGAGTTaggcatcctttttttttttttctggctttGTTATCATTGACTGGATGTTCCAAAACAACGTTTTCCTCCAGAAGGAACTTCAAATTTCATGAATTGTTTCGCCATCAACAAACAAACCCGCTTCAGTGGCTAATATCAAAGATTTaatgtatcatccatccatccattttctaccgcttattccctttcggggtcgcggggggcgctggcgcctatctcagctacaatcgggcggaaggcagggtacaccctggacaacttcaattaaatgtgttattaataagtgacaagcggtagaaatcggATGGAATTAAAACCACTTTACATTTGAAATTATTACACATTTTAGGTTCTTTTATTTCTTCACCtttatgtttttatattaataaCCCTAAACCTATTCTGTTAAAGTTATTTTATGTGTTTGTAATATAGTGCTAGAAATGTTTGCTTGCTGGATTGTGTaagaattaaataaatatattacctACTTATTTtgccataaataaataaaaagagtgggaaatgacatctattaaacaaaaaTACAGTCAAGCATCAACagagctggattttttttttaaatgaaacaaaaaaacacattaaaatatgGCCAATCTAATTTAaagaaaatataattaaatatgcATAGAGTTAAACGTTAGAAATACAATAAAATTATTCAAAATAGGAACAGAATTCAAAAAAGTTGAATTCCTCTAAAAATCGATTAAATACTAATAGAttagattttttgtttttaattaaataaatgaaaatgtaataaataaaataaatagaaatatattaaaatatggaGAGGGTTGacttcataaaaataaaatacattcagATATGGATAGTGTCggaatttttaaaataaaatacattcaaaTATGGATAGCTTTgactttttgaaaataaaatacattcaaaTGTTGATCCGGTTGAAAATTTTcgaagaaaacatttaaaaaggtaTAATATGGATAatgttggacttttttttttttaaataaaacgcattaaaaaaatgtatagcgGTGGAATTATTTAAAATAAGTTACATTAAAATATGAATAATgttgccaaaaaaacaacaaaaaaaacattacatgcaAATATTGATAGTTAAgatttcaaaaaaaaaaggaaaaaaaatgtgtttgtacaAATATGGATAgtgttggattaaaaaaaatacagaaaaaatggTTTGAGTtggctttttgaaaaataaaatagaaatatattAAAATTTGggaaaattttactttttttaaaaataaaatacagactacgttgactttaaaaaaaaataacaacaaaaaaaatcattcaAGTATGGATAGAGtcggaattttaaaaaaaaggacaataaaaacataaataataaaacgACCAATTTGAATttgtaaaattaaataaatgaaaacGTATTAAAATATGGAAAATGTTGGACTGTTTTGAATACAATAACTGCAAACACATTAAAATATGGATTGAGATGACTTTTTACacatgaaatacatttttaaaaaatggatagGGTTGgaatatataaaacaatatatacatttaaatatggaTAGagttggaattaaaaaaaaaaaagacaaaataaataataaaacgtcCAAATATGGATGGATTTGAAATTgtgaaattaaataaatgaaaatatattaaaatatggaaaataatggaatgttttgaataaaataaatacaactacaTTAAAATATGTATTGAGATTACTTTTTACacatgaaatacattttaaaaaatggatagtgttggaatatataaaaaaatatatacatttaaatatggaTAGCcttgactttttaaaaataaaatacattcaaaTATTGACACAGgtggaatttaaaaaataaaataaaataaatgagaaTGTGTTGATAATGTTGgaataaaatacattataatgTAGATTGAGATggcttaaaaaaaatgtaatatggaTAAAgttgactttttaaaaataaaaaatacttaaaatatgGACTTAGCTgactttttgaaaataaaataaatacatcaaaataTGAAGAGTTGACTTTttcaaaatatttatattaaagcagtggtccccaaacaccgggctgcggcccgattggtaccaggcagCAGGAGAATTTTGTATCCAtcttcattttaaaaaaaaataaataaaaaaataaataaatatatataaatatatatatttttttatttttaaattttttttttattaaatcaacataaaaaacacaatatacacttacaattagtgcaccaaccacaaaaacgtccctttttcatgacaaagaaaaaaaaaaaaaaaaaaaggtacaaaaaggttggggaccactgcattaaagtATGGATGATGTGGGttgactttttaaaaatgaaataaaaacacacCAAAATATGTATACAGTTggaattataaaaataaaattatgcatACGGTTGAATTTGTAAAAAAGTAGACGAAAAATGGttagattaaaatttttaaaaggtTTCAAGAATTGATTGTCGAAATctttttaaaacaaaattatttaaaatatgtcagaATATGGACAGTGTTGCagtattgcaaaataaaatatgGATAGAGTAGGACATCTTTTTGAGGCCATTTGATGTCACTGAGAACAGAGGAAGTAACGCTGCAGGAAACTGGACTGTAAAATATTGCTATGTTTGCTGTTCATGTCGGAGAAACACGGATTGTTGTGCCATCGAAGCTTCCACAGGAGAAGAAGTGAACAGGAGCAGCATGATCCTTTCAGACTGCACAAACAAGAAGTGAACAGGAGCAGCATGATCCTTTCAGACTGCACATACAGGAAGTGAACAGGAGCAGCATGATCCTTTCAGACTGCACACACAAGAAGTGAACAGGAGCAGCATGATCCTTTCAGACTGCACACACAAGAAGTGAACAGGAGCAGCATGATCCTTTCAGACTGCACACACAAGAAGTGAACAGGAGCAGTATGATCCTTTCAGACTGCACACACAAGAAGTGAACAGGAGCAGCATGATCCTTTCAGACTGCACACACAAGAAGACATTTTGTTTTGGcctgatgaggatgatgatgatgatgatgattatgatggTGAGGGTGGTGGCTTGTAGAAAACATCCTCCTGTTCTTCAAGTTATGAAAAATATCATCTCCCACGTGTGGAGCAAAGTTTCTGCTAATCCCTTTGGAAAAATAGACATCCATGCTTCATGCTTGGCTTCCTGCTGGAATGTTCTCCGTGAGGAGCAGAAGCTGAGAAAAAAAGGGGGAAAGTGCTGGAATGAGATTTGGCAAAGCGGCCTCTTCCCGTGTCCTAGACGGACTTCCTCCTCCTCATCAGCCGCCGGTCGTCCGTCAAGCTGCGGAGGCCCGGCGACAGCGAGCTGACGGGCGAGGGGACGAAGCTGTTCTTCAGCGTGCTGGGCGAGATCTCCTCCATCTTGTAGGAGATGTTGTGGAAGTAGTGACCGGGGCACAGCGAGTTCCGGTGGGAGAAGTCGTGCGAGTTGTAGCGCATGCAGGAGCACACCGAGTGCAGGTCGCTCCCCTCCTGGCGGCGAGGCTGGCGCCGCCGCCGCCAGCCTCGCCGCAGGGACTCGTCCTGGACGCGGACGGCGGCGCCGTGGTTCCCGGCCAGCGAGGCTCGCTCCTCGGCGTCGCGGCGCTCGTCCTCGCTGTTCATGGTCAAGAAGCGCAGCACCACCAGGTTGAGGAAGGCGCCGATGACGGTGAGGCCCACCAGGATGTACATGAAGCTGAAGGCCACGTAGAGCGGCTTCTTCTGGAGCGCCCTGTTCTTCTGCAGGGCCACAAAGTCCCCGAAGCCGATGGTGGTCAGCGTGATGAAGCAGTAGTAGTAGGACTGGAAGAAGCTCCAGTCCTCGTAGTGCGAGAAGGCGGCGGCGCCGACGCAAAGCGTGCCCACGCAGGAGAAGAAGCCCACCGTCACCATGTTCTCCATGGAGACCTCGGTGGCGCTCATGCCGCAGCACTTCTTGATGCGCTTCAGCAGGTACTTGACGAAGGTGTTCATGCGCTCGCCCAGGCTCTGGAACATGACCAGGGTCAGGGGGATGCCCAGCACGGCGTAGAACATGCAGAAGGCCTTGCCCGCGTCCGTGCCTGGCGCCGCGTGGCCGTAGCCTGCAAGCAGGAGAACAACTTCAGAACTTTTCTTGACGGCCGTGTCTGCCAAAAAGGAAGAGAGTGAATTGGCACAGTGGGGTGAGGAGTCTTATCTCATTACTTTGGAGGCAGGAGCCTCTCACGCTTTTAGCTAATTAAACTTTAGCTgctgactcacacacacacacacacacacacacacacacacacacacacacacacacacacacacacctggggcAGTCCTAATATTTTCACAACCCTAAATGACAATAAGGGTGCCccctagggcagtgtttttcaaccactgtgccgcggaacaccagtgtgccatgggagatgatctccatccatccattttctaccgcttattccctttctggggtggcggggggcgctggcgcccatctctgctacaatcgggcggaaggcggggtacaccctggacaagtcgccacctcatcgcagggccaacacagctagacagacaacattcacacactagggccaatttagtgttgccaatcaacctatccccaggtgcatgtcaatcaatcaatcaatgtttacttatatagccctaaatcactagtgtctcaaagggctgcacaaaccactacgacatcctcggtaggcccacataagggcaaggaaaactcacacccagtgggacgtcggtgacaatgatgactatgagaaaccttggagaggaggaaagcaatggatgtctttgaagtgggaggggcctatccccaggtgcatgtctttggaggtgggaggggcctatccccaggtgcatgtctttggaggtgggaggaagccggagtacccggagggaacccacgcattcacggggagaacatgcaaactccacacagaaagatcccgagcctggatttgaacccaggactgcaggaccttcgtattgtgaggcagacgcactaacccctcttcccctCTCATTtcatctatttgggttaaaaatatttttgcaaagcagtaattgtagtctgcaaataatgttccattgttgagtgtcggtgctgtctagagctcagcagagtaagcATGTAATAATTAGGGATGcactgaaatgaaaatttgtggccaaaCCCGAagaaaatttaaacgcttggccgaaggccgaataccgaataatgaatgtagtttttcacaatttttttaatattgcataaatagcctaaaataaatatttagatatgtttttcaaataaagtaattttttattgaatatc contains the following coding sequences:
- the kcnk9 gene encoding potassium channel subfamily K member 9, encoding MKRQNVRTLSLIVCTFTYLLVGAAVFDALESDFEMREKEQLEAEERRLQGKYNISEDDYRKLETIIMEAEPHRAGVQWKFAGSFYFAITVITTIGYGHAAPGTDAGKAFCMFYAVLGIPLTLVMFQSLGERMNTFVKYLLKRIKKCCGMSATEVSMENMVTVGFFSCVGTLCVGAAAFSHYEDWSFFQSYYYCFITLTTIGFGDFVALQKNRALQKKPLYVAFSFMYILVGLTVIGAFLNLVVLRFLTMNSEDERRDAEERASLAGNHGAAVRVQDESLRRGWRRRRQPRRQEGSDLHSVCSCMRYNSHDFSHRNSLCPGHYFHNISYKMEEISPSTLKNSFVPSPVSSLSPGLRSLTDDRRLMRRRKSV